The nucleotide sequence TTGCAATTCCTACAATGCAAAAGTGTTTAGCCTGGAGTTTTCCTCCAAGTCACTCAGTCCAGCTTAAAAGACCAACTGAGACAgtgaatataaatgtaaaatgtataccACGgacaatgcaaaaaatgtttagACAAGAAGACAACTTGGTTTTCCAGAAGGCTTGGGCCAGGTCTACACAACGCCAGTCCTGTTGAGCTGCTTTGTAtccaggtttttgttccaaccaattattcTGGCTTATTTTCTAAATGGCTGTATGCACTGGTTTTCTCCTATATCAGataacagtaaaacattttcaccaagCACTTATGTGCAGACCTCACTGAGTCTGCACTCATCAAGACCCATTTGCATTTCGCACTACAACTAACTGGACAAACCATCTCtgccttttttctcatttcagtctCTTCAttctcctctctgttttctaTGATGAGTAAGGTGACATCACAACTCTTTCAGCACTATTTTGTTCTACCTCTATAATTTGTAGTCCACTCCCAgagcccaccccaccccattccaATTCCAGCTAGGTCAGGGAACCCCTCCAATGGAGTGGGACCTCTGATGGAAGCGGAGCCCCCCACAGTTCCGGAAGGTCTTTCCGCACTGGTTGCAGACATAGGGCTTCTCGCCCGTGTGGATGCGGAAGTGCCTGGTAAGCGCCCACGAGTGGCGGAATCGGGCATTGCAGACGGAGCAGGCGTACGGCCGCTCCCCGGTGTGGATGCGCTGGTGGATCTTCAGGTGCTCCATGCGGTTGAAGTCACGGCCGCACAAGGAGCAGTGGTAGGGGCTGCGGCCTGGTGGAAAGACCTGCCGCTTAGGGTTTTTGGGGGCAGCGGTGGCGGGGGCATGGTTGTGGTGCTGGGCGCGGTGTTTCCGCAGCTCCCCAGCCAGATGGAAAGCCTGGCCACACACCCTGCAGACGTGGTGGTTCCTACTGGAGGCAGCCATCTTGGCATCCCCGTCACTCATCTGGCTGGAGAACGGCTGACCTGCGACTGAGATCCGTGCGGGTTCTCCAGGCTGGTATGGCTTGGAGAATGGCAGAGGCATGCCGCTGGCTGCTGGTGAGAGGACGTCCGGTATCTCTGGATTGAAGATCGTTGAGTCAGCTGTGAAGGCACGCATGAATTGGGGGAAGAACAgtcaaaaaaaattgtcatcaACTTCCCAACAAATCCATTACTCAATAAATATAATCCCATTTTGACAAAACTACAGACATCGAGGAAACTAACAATGACTGGCATGGGACATGCAATAAATAACCAAGAGATTAACAATTACACTGAGGAGGCTAGAGCAGATTCACGGCTAGAGGCAAAGATACATTTAGGAGTGTGTTTGACATATTTCAGTGGCAGTCTCCTCATTTCACCCTCCTGCTGCTACTCCATTTCATTACTACAGGTAGCCACCACTTACCAGTTACCGGACTACAAGtacttcccagcatgctctcagTCTTCCTCTctatgtctctgtctgtttctctttatCTCATTTCAATTTACTTCATTGTCCTTACAGAAATAGATTCATCTTGCCAGGCAATACAGTGTACAGGACACTTCAAATAATCtaatattacagaaaataataactATTTAAACTTACACAGAGAGTGGCTGGTGCAGGGAATGAGGGAGTCtgtgctgcagttctgcagctgCAGAGGTTCAGGCCTCCAGTCTTCCAAAAGTCTGGACTGAGCCAGAGAGAGGCTATCTGGACCAATGTCTtccgcccccccaccaaagGGCCCAGAGCCAGAGGCACAAGTGAGATCCGGTGACTCCTTTTTCACCTCCAGGGGCTGTTCTACCTCAGATTTAGGACAGACGGCATCAGGTACACTCTGTCCTTCAACAAAAGTCTGGGCGTTGTCCAGTCCTGGAgctgtttgtgactgtgtgcgaTTAAACTGCACTCCACCCATCTGGCCAGCCGTGAACAAATTGTGATGGTTTCCATCTGTACCTgcacaaaaataatgataaaccAATTGTGCATATTGTTGGGATCACAAGACTTGAAATGTATTGGacacatatttgaaatgtaagCTTAACATCTGCATTattatttacaacaaaaaatgcagaatgtaGCATACTTAGGCATATTGGATAAACATTACGTGCAAAACAAACCTGTCGATTCTTGAGGTTCATTTGATTTTGACTCGCCCCCTATATTTGAGTTCAGGTCATGGGAACAGACACGTCCATCCTCACGGATTTCGCAAAACGATTTTTTATGGTGTCCATCGACTTCCTCAGCTGCAGTCAAAAACTCATACCTTTCATCCACATTCAATAATGCATCAATTGGCTGTTTTGATTCGATATtcctttgctgtttttgttttccagtgaTAGGCTGGCTTTGTAGGCTGTCGATATGGGGTAACGGTGGTAGATGAACCTGTTGAACTCCATCAACAGAGCTAAACTTGCATGCCGCAGCCAGCTGCGCGTTGCTTTCGTCACTGACGCGATCACGCAGGGTGCAAACTTCCAACTCAGCTGCTTGTAAACGCTGCTTGAGTGACTTATTCTCCCGTAATGTTTCATGCATTTGATCACGCACATCCCCCAACGCTTGGCCTACCAGTTTGGTGATCTCGAGCACAGCCATTTCCACAGCCACTCCAAATGCATTGTGTATGGTCGCAGTTAGTTCATCCTGAAATGAAAACGACAGCTCCGAAACTAAAGATGAATTAGCTGGGCTGCCATTCGTTGACATTgccaagttttttattttacgttTCTTTTTCCCCGAAACTGCTCTTAATAACTAATTTCATTTGGTGGTATAGACTAACGAACCTTGTATGCCAATGTTATATGCTTGAGATGGGATAACTAACTGAGAAATCCTGGCTAATTTAGCAGTAACTAAGTTGGCTGTGCAATCTGCAATGTATATCCAGGTATTAGCAGGCTCCTAAAGTGAAGTTCGTAATTTTGAATTAATTGGCTAGCGTCAGCTAGCTAACCAGCAACAAAAGTGTACATAGGCTACAGTTCGCTATTGCTTGAAAGAGAGCTTGCTGACCAGTAGCTATGcgcgctagctagctaagttataCGGAAACAAAAGGTACTCCCTCTTGTCTTCAAAAAGTTTTCGTTTCAAGTTCCCTTTTCCGACTAAAGACGCGTTGCCATAACAAAAACATGTACCAAGCGGGCGAGTAAGCTATACGGAATATTGCAAAAAATAGCACAGCAGGATTTTTTGTAGCTTTAGCTGACGTTAGATCATTTTCCAACAACGTGGGCCGATTAGTTTGATCCCCTTTCAATTTTCGCTCCGTGCTATTTAAATTTTAACCTGACATCAGCGAAGCGCCGTTTGACAAACAGTAACCTCTATCAAAGTCTTAAACCAATAATAGTTAAAACTGTGATTGTATATAGCTATTATTCTGAcgttatgtttatttattcgTATTTGGTATTTCAAAACTCCGGGATCGTTCACAGTTGATCACCAAATTTCAGGTGGACGTTACCTTTAACAAAGATGGTGAGTAAATACAAAGATTGTCCGCTTCaatgttttgtaaatacagACAATTCATTCTAGTAGACTGTAGATTGTAGTCTCGTGGAAAAATCTAAATAGCTGAATgcaaaattgtgaaattatCACGTTTTatgttttcccctctccctgatAACTACTGTAACTGTtcttgttgatgatgatgatgttgttgctatttacagtatttttaaactttgaccCATTTTGACCCATGGTTTCtcttcatttacattacattacaggcatttagcagacgctcttatccagagcgacttacacaactttttcccatagcattttacattgtatccatttatacagctggatatatactgaagcaatgcaggttaagtaccttgctcaagggtacaacggcagtgtccttacccgggaatcgaacatgcgacctttcggttacaagcccagttccttacccactgtgctacactccgtcctacactACGAATTATCAACCAAAAGTGGCATTGaatacaacataaaaacaaaattgtgttttagtCTACTAGTGGAAAAGTAATTATTCCAACAAGAAACACAATGATACAGAAGTCAGACTTCAGAAGTACTCTAACCCAAATGAACTACACATGGCTTTATTTCCAAGACCGGCCCACAATATGAAAACCAAGAGTGGAGCTTCACCTGAGATGGAGCTTCTACAAGGAAAAGTGGACTGACATTGGGTCACATTTTAGGCCTACCTGGCATCCAATGTCCAGCACACCAATGCCCAGTCTAAAAAAACGCACCTGCACGTTAACTCGTTAACGTTCATAATTTGGCTTTTTTAGAGTCCATGAATGCCACTCACAAAAGTGTCcatgtttatttctgtgttagTATCACAAGCACTGATTCCATGTGATAACGCAGGCTGACGGCGCAACGTGTTGGAATACAAAATAACCGACAGAGGTCACACGTGTGCTGTTCAAGCCACTGGGTAGtgtaaagtgaaataaataatgcagtctACCTGTCGAAATGAAATCACACAATTCACACACTAAAATACCAGAccaacatacgcacacaaacacacacctacgtTGCGTTTATTAATATGCCACATATAGTCCTGCCTGATACATTATGGTAAAATACCGCCTATTAAGTGATAAACTACTATTTTAGAATAACGACGTTTAACATTATGTCGTGGACATTTTTCAATGTAAGAAATGCCTGTTTTAATGTAGCCTAACGGTGTTTGCATCGtaaacagttttcttttaaagaacAAGACTTTTTGTAATGGCgcacagaacattttacttTATCGTTACCTTTCATATGTGAAAACATGCAGTTTGTAGCCTACTGCATGTATCAGTTACGCTAAAAACgacaaaatatattgaaaaacaGCTACCCCCTGTTTGTCTCGTAACAACTTCTGTGAATGTCATGTGCGTGACTCAGGATCAACTAATGACTAAACTGCACCTGAAATTCCATGTGCGTACCGTCTTAATGCGCTATTCTCTCTTCCAAATCGCATATGGACATGCGTTGACAGACAGGTAAGGTCAGGAATCGGAGAGTGAGACTGTACCGTGAACGGGATTAAAGTACCCTACTCAAGCAACTAGCTAAATTGCAGTAGCTAGGCAGTTTAGCGCAGACGTCGCTCGCCGCATGTGCACgcctgtcagtgtgtgagcGCAGACGGAAGCTAGCGGAGAAAAACACAACCGCAAAAGAGCataatacaattaattaattcgGAAAATACTCACATTTAACAATTCTGTCACTCCCTTAAATACACCTATTTAAAAAGCGATGATCCAAGGAtgaaaaacaatacatattAGCAGTAGAACGTATTGAATTGAGGACAGAACCTTAAGAAAAACAAGAATTCAGCCAAGCAATGGAGAACCAGGCAGCGGAGCTGCAATGCTACGAGGATGTTTGCAAAAGCGGTTACCTCCGCAAACAGAAATCTATGCATCGGCGGTACTTCGTTCTGCGCGCGGCCTCGGAACGGGGCCCAGCCCGGCTCGAATACTACGAGACCGAGAAGAAATTCCGCAGCAAGGCGCCCGTCCCGAAAAAAGCCCTCAATCTGGAGACGTGTTTTAACATCAACAAGCGGGCGGATTCTAAGAACAAGCATATGATAGTGCTGTACACACGCGGGGAGAGCTTTGCAATTGCTGCAGATAGCGAAGAGGTCCAGAGCGAATGGTACCAGGCCATGTTGGACCTTCAATTTAAAAGTAAGCCACCAAACCGAGTGTTCCCCTTTTCGGTCTCCAAAAATCTAGCATGCCCGCAGTGATCTATAGGCTACACAATCCATGTTTTTTCGTGCTTGAAAACTGTATGATAGTCAGTACCTTCATTTTGCATGTGCCATTCCTTGTAAGGGTCAGACAATATGGTATGCGTTACGTGTTCTCGTTTTTGGCATGTTTGTGGAAGGGATGCATGCATGCGTTAAAAGGGATGCTGTGTTTGCTTGCAACGTAAACACTGCTGCACGCGCAGTAGCAGAGCCATATTCGCTGACACAATACAAGACATtgtatctctctgtctctctctttccaaaCAGCCAATTATGTCTGCACGTTTTTCCGTCCAGTTCCGTGTTTTTTATAACACTGTAGTAAATGGAGTGTCATTATTGCCTTCAGTAAACGTGAAACACGGATGCGAGTGTTTCTTCTTCTGTACATTGGTAGGCTACACGTTGTGTACATTTCGACTGTAAACATGTacaagttaaaatgtttttctcttacCCTATAGCTCTACAGTAGACTTCTTGCTGACTTAAAATacccctctctcttctgctaATGGACTTGGGAAAAAATCTTATAGGCTACCGATGTTTGCTTATAGTCTGCGCTTTGCGAAAGGTCTGCCTATCCTGCAGTGTGAGGAAAAGACAGAGGGTAGCCTACGCGTGTCAAAAATGCTGTCACTTGAgcagttagatttttttctttctatctgtttcttttcattttcctttaccAAAGCAAAGAGGCGttcatcatatttttcatatagttatttttaaaataatgtgtgtttACGTtacataaaatttcatcatgtTAACAGTACTAATACATGAAGTAACATAATGGCTCCACAGCGGGCACCCTGTTGGGACTAAATATTATCTAATGTTGATACCCCAAAACAGGGTGGAAGGTTAGAGAAAGTGATAAGTACGACAAAGTATGTTGTATCTGTCAATATGGAGCTTGCTCAagctcaaatatttatttttaaattgtgcctTCTTGGTCTACTTATAGGGCAAATCTGAGTTTTACAGATAGGCAGATGGGcattgagagagagtgtgtgtgtgtgtgtgtgtgtgtgtgtgcatgtgcatgtgcatgtgcatgcttgttcACGCTGTACATTGTTTAGCCCAATTTAAAGTCTGACCATCAATATATGTGATGTTAAAGCAATTTCAGTAAGAGAAATGTTTGGAAATATGTTgtcagcgcaaaaaaaaaaaaaaaaaaaaaaaattcagggtcttaatttttaatttcagctaAACTCATGCACACAGGTCATCTCTACATCATTGAATAACTGACAGTGGCTGCTTTTCTATTGTATTCAGCTAGCATAGGGGGTTTAAATAAAGTGTCACAAAATTGTTCTCAAAAAATGTCGAAATGGGGAACCCAACGCGCACCTTTTAAGTTGGGCAAACCATGCATGCTCAGCCACAATGTAAATGATAGATATAGGCAATtaccaaattttaaaaacaacacttAATACATCTTACTCACTTCCAAAAGATGCgctcctctctgtttttctacAATATATTAAATGTGTCCATTAGTACTTCCTTCTTGTTTAGTTATTTTACATTAGTGTGAGCGTTTTCAGTAATTACGCCAGCATTTCTGAATGCCCCTCCATTGTGATGTCAATGCCTGTGTGAAAGACGAGACTAGACTATTGTCCCCAAAGCTGTGGTTGTTCAGGGGTGAAACTGTTTCCCCAGGAGGAATTGAAAGCTTAATACcgaattttattttccattttcagtccAATCCTGAGTAATCTCAGACAGAGGAAGGAATTTATATTGGGGTGTAGAAATTGTGAGCCTGCTCCTTATGCAATGTGATGGCTACACAAGGAGAGTGGTGGAGTGTAGAGTGAAGTACTTGTAATCAGATAATGGCAAGTGGTGCCCACGTACAGTAATGGAATGTTGTTAATTTGTGAGAAGAAAATAAGGAAGACAAGGTGTTATTGGGTAGTGCGTGGGTAGTGCGTTTGAGCTCACACAAACCAGCCAAGGTATGCAAGTGTTGCAAGGGGCAGCGGTTTTTATAATTAACGATTATATGTAAGGATACACTATAATATTTGGGTCATATTGATATCAGCTTATAATGGCTTAGAATCAATTGATGGGCAAGGAGGCTGCTAGGtagctcatcctgttaagggcGCACATTCTGGATTTTGAATTGGGacactgctactgttactatcACCATTGGCTATCAGGACAATGCACAAGTCCACTTGTAGATTGGCCTAGGGCTGGGTGGTTTCAGTTGGCAAAGATGACCGCATCCCATGATGCAGCAGCGTCCCTCGCTGGTCGATTGGCCTGCGAGTCTACCTGATGAGTTGCATGTGAAGTGTCTTCCTTGAACTCATGCCTGAACGAGCCCGACTTGtcaactgcagtgtgataagaagctgcagctgacatcacacaatttggaggagagcacatgcttgtctgtgctctcccaaacCAATAGCTGAGATTGGAGAAACGAACATGTATACTATTGGGTATTCCGAATTGGGGAcaaaaagggggaaagcaataaaaaaatgaaggattGCTTGTTTGAAAGGAGAGATAATGTTTTGATAAATGGGATATATGGTAGTGCCAGTCTACTGAGTCGATGTGAATTTGTTATATGGGGGTTAGAGCGAGGACAGAAAATCCAGATGGGTAAGGCTGTTGGATAAGTTTGTGTGAGACTGGCTGGATttgggctttat is from Anguilla anguilla isolate fAngAng1 chromosome 9, fAngAng1.pri, whole genome shotgun sequence and encodes:
- the si:ch211-284e13.5 gene encoding putative zinc finger and SCAN domain-containing protein 5D, with amino-acid sequence MSTNGSPANSSLVSELSFSFQDELTATIHNAFGVAVEMAVLEITKLVGQALGDVRDQMHETLRENKSLKQRLQAAELEVCTLRDRVSDESNAQLAAACKFSSVDGVQQVHLPPLPHIDSLQSQPITGKQKQQRNIESKQPIDALLNVDERYEFLTAAEEVDGHHKKSFCEIREDGRVCSHDLNSNIGGESKSNEPQESTGTDGNHHNLFTAGQMGGVQFNRTQSQTAPGLDNAQTFVEGQSVPDAVCPKSEVEQPLEVKKESPDLTCASGSGPFGGGAEDIGPDSLSLAQSRLLEDWRPEPLQLQNCSTDSLIPCTSHSLSDSTIFNPEIPDVLSPAASGMPLPFSKPYQPGEPARISVAGQPFSSQMSDGDAKMAASSRNHHVCRVCGQAFHLAGELRKHRAQHHNHAPATAAPKNPKRQVFPPGRSPYHCSLCGRDFNRMEHLKIHQRIHTGERPYACSVCNARFRHSWALTRHFRIHTGEKPYVCNQCGKTFRNCGGLRFHQRSHSIGGVP